GAAGCTCTGGCTCTTGAGTGGGATGAGTGCGGGAGCCCCAAGAATGCATCAAGCCCTGTGTTGTCGTAAAGGTGCTACCCTACCAGCTTCTTTGACCACATGGAATTTATTCAGTATCATGGCAGCAAAGGTCAAGGTCTCCCAAGGTCAAGaagatggaaaacagcagcttggAAGAGACCAGAAGCCAAATGAAGGCTTCATTAATCCCCCTGCTAAACTTGTGGGATTGAggcaaaaagaataaacattaGAAATGAGGCACTTTGGATTTTTGTCTGCCTTCTGACTGTGGAGCACTTTCAATTCATGGCTTCAAGTGGTTTTTCTGATCCCCTGACTCTGGGAGAGGATACTTTAGGGAAAATGCTACAGTTTTCAAGGCATGGGATAAAATCAGGAGAATCAACCAAAGCTTTTATAAGACCATGGCTGGAATGAGCTGAAGGTCAGTTGGAAGAGAGGTTATCAGAGGAGGGGATGAATGTGATCATTTTCCCCTCCTGGTGAGCCATAAAGGAGGGTGAGAGTTTGGATATCTGATACCTCCAGGTCTTGTCCTGACCCGTTTCTAATGGAAATGCTGGCAGGAAGCTCATGACATTTATTAAACAGCAATAAGCAGCTTTAATAAAATCAGTATCCACACAACTTTATTACTGCCATTTGAAAAGATGCCTGAAATGGCTGTTTAAGTACCGCTGGCTGCTGAGGGTTGCACACATAGGCTGAAAGCGATCGTCGTCTTTATTAAGTGGTGCTGGGTCAATTATTCGGATTTCTCATGAGTCTGATGCTCTTCCAAACACCAGTGAAGCTCTGCATGCCTCCAGAATGTTTTACATGTGAGCAGCCCCtggctccagctccttctgttGCTTCACGTACATAATTTTGCAGAGAGGGTGATGGCTGGCAGAGGGTGGGAGGCCAGCCTGAACCTCTCACCAGTGCAACCatgagctgctgggctgcagagcaaGCTTGTCACTATCAAGCACCCACAAGCTGCTTCCAGCTCTTCTGTTGAGAACTCCTGGGCAAGCAGCAGTCGAGGCAGCTTCAGCCTGGGGTGTGATAAAATGCTGGGGCCGGCACTGCAGGGTACCCATTGCTACAAGCCATGTGCTGAAGCCATCCGCTGGCCCAGGAACGAAGGGTGAATTTTAAGCAGGCATCTGAACTGTGTggcattttgctttcagagggGATTTAAAGATTTATGTCCCTTTTTTTGTCATACCTTTTTACCTGCCACATCCACTTTTCCCATACAGCGACTAGTTTTGCATCCTCAGATCTAGTTCTGCTCCACTTGGGCACATGCAGCTGGGTGACACCAGTGCAGAGGGAAGCCATGCCAAGCCatgcctggctgcagggtgcatgctgggctgggctgaatTCAGCCTGCAAGCTCACCTTTCTGGATGCTGTTGGGTTTATAGCAACAGGCTTCCTGGGGCTCAGGCATCATCTGGTCTCCCCACTTTAACTGTGGGTCTGCTTAGCTGTCTTCTGCCCCTCAACGGGCAGCACGGACCAGCCCAGTGCATGCCCATGCCCACTGTGGTCCGAGCTGCCGTTTCCAAGGGATGCCATGGGGCACGGGGCTGCTGGCGGTGACGATTGCACCATGTCAGATGCATGCAGGAGGGCGGCTGGTGGGCTCCCAGAATGCAGATCTCTTACAGGGGAAACCCCGTTTGCTCTCACCGTGGAAAACCTCATGACAACTTCTTGGAATGCACACCAGGACTTTcaactgcttttatttacttatttatttatttaatcccAGAAgttttcaaacttcttttttcctcctggaagGAAACTCCTTCCCATGCCAGTGCCAGCCGGCAGCCgatcacagcccaccaccgcgCAACAGAGATCCCACCCGTGTGGATGTCCCCAGCAGACTGGAAAtgggttatttttcttcctttgcagtgaaaacagaattgAAAAATATGTACAACAAATATTCCCCGAGAGGCTATATTTATTCCTGGTATGTCCACTTGCAATAATAGCTCGGCTGGTTGTGCAATCCAGCAGACCTCCTGGATGGAGCAGGTTTGAGTGTAACCCTTTGGGTACCGAGGGCAAGCTCCTTCTGTGGGTCTGTATGGGGCCGTGGGTGAAGCCCGAACCTGTCATCCCAGAGCGCTTCTGCTtggggagaggaaggcaggcaaGCGCCTTGCCCACTGGCCCTGTGAGCATCCAAGGCAGCAGCGGTGGCCGTAGTGGGGATGGGCAGGGACTGATGGGATGGGTTTGAGCTGTTTTGTGGCAGTCTGTTTCCTATCAGCCATGGGAGCAGCCTGCAAAGCAAAATCCCCCCGACAGCTGTAGTGCGTAATGTAGAGCAGCAACAATTTTAGGCCATGACCTCAGCCCTTACACTTGTGGGATAATGTCTGGCTGTGCCCAGGTGAAACCCTTCCCCATTTCCCACCCTGTACTGGCCCTGTTGGGGGAAGCTATCAAAAGCCCAtagttaattaattttcatgttttcactcTATCCATTCATAGCTCCCCattaaaagcttatttaaagGGACACAGACTTGAAGGCCTTCTTCAGGACCATGGGGATTAAATCTGGGAAAAACTGTAGGTCTTATGTGTGTAATTACAATAAGGAAATGCTCCAAATTAAAGCTTCCTGCTTGCTCTTTCCAGTgggaaaatgaaacaattctTTTAGGCTTACTTTAAAATCAGCACCATATAGAaatatgttgggtttttttttttcatcatggTGCTTTGTCTGGAGAACATAAGCAACAGAATATGCTCAGAAAAGATGCACAAGTGTaactaaaccagaaaaatttgACAGAAAACAAGCCAGCGTGCTCTTAAGTGCATTTTGAACCCTGAGCTCAGTAATTGCTtgtgaaagcagaaagctgtCAATGCAGTGTCATGGCCCTGCGTGGTGTGGGATGCTGGAGCCGTGTGGGAAAGACGGCATTTGGGAAAGGCTGCATTTCTCTGGCTGCTGAAATAGGGGGTTATTTTTCATTCCCCAGTTAAGAAGTTAACCCATCCATGTCTTGGGGAGCACTAGCAAGGACAAACTGCGGCTGTTTCTCTTGTGTCCATGCTATTTTGCATCTGCAGAGGgaaaacttttctgcttttctccaaaCTTAATCTGTTAAAGTTACATTTAGTAGTTTCACAGTGCCGTGAGCCTGGAGAAGTGCCAGTAGCTCTGTTCTGCAGACAgacagtgacaaaatgtttttgtattctGAGATAGATGAGCATTTTGGTTGCATTGCTTGTTAAGGGATGGGAAAGGTGCTGGCACCACTCCGTGATGCGAGTCCCTGGTCAAAGCCCCCAGGTCCCAGTGGGAtgcctctgcttttcagaattttctttcccagccCTGGAAGAGGCTCGCAGCCCAGCTGTGGGAAGCCAGGCAGTGTTTGAACCCCTCTGCCTCTGCAAGCATGAAGTTGTTGCAAGTTTAGTGCAGAGGCtgagggtttttcttctctgttgccAGCCTGGGGGTGCAGCAATCCAGGATGCCTGAGTGGAATGCCAGCCCAGGGGCTTGGGATAGGCACTCTGCCCATCACTGAGCTGCATGCCACAAATACCCTGCCCAAAATCACACCACGCCTGCTCTATGAGCTGCCCCCTGCCTCACCTGCCTGCATTTTGAAGTTTGTGTTGTTTGCATTGAAGTTTGCTTGAGCAATTTAGATGGAGAGTTGCACTGGCACCCACAGGAGCCCAAGGGCTACCCATCCCTTCTTGCAGCAGCTGGGCATGGCACAGCAGGTCAGGCATCCTCTGCCTGTGCTGCGGTTACAGGCGGCCGCGTTCCTGCCATCACCCGTCCTGTTCAGCATCTCCTGGGAAGGGTGGATGGATGGCTGTGatgggaggagctggagctgcagggagaagggTAAAGGGCTGAGGGGCTGTTTCTGCTCCGTGCATGGGAATGGGGCTTCAGCAGAATTAATTACAGGCGTTGAGACCTTCTGCGGCTTCTGCTAAAGATGCTGCCGTTTCATCGCGGCAGCCGCTTGCATTTCCTTGGGAGAGGTGCTCCGCAGAATAACTAATGCGTTCAGCCTGGGAGGGTGCAGCATGCGGAGGGCGAGCTCcggctgcagcctgcagcatcAGGTATAATAAGAACTGTATCATTAATAATTGACTGTCCtttcaataatttttcatgATAAGGCAGGCAGCCCAGTGACAGCACTTAAGTGTTTTGTGTTCTATGGAAAAGGTAACTGTGCTGTGAAAAGTAACTCATTTTATACAGCTGGCTTGAACTGTCCTCAGAAAGGTCATAAGAAAGCAACGGTCTGCTTTATTAGAAAATTAATCGCTCTTTTGTGCTTCTTGTTTTAAACTTATATTTGCTTTCTGAGCAAGGTCGCTGCTTAGCTGACCAACTTTTAACAACTGGAAAAGGCATGTTTGGTGCTCCGAATACTTCGTTGCTGGCTCTCGCATGGGAGAAGATGCTTTTAAGGGAGGCAAGTGCTTCTGCTCTATGATGGGCTTGTAGGTGGGAGCATGAGAAGGTAACGTGGCAAGATGCTTTTCTAACGATAGTTTTTCCTTTCACCACAAAGTGCTAAAGCTAttgctgcagtgcaggagaACACGACAGGCAGAGCTCAAAAAAATGTTGTGTTATAGCTAATGAGACTGTGCTAACGTGCTGCTCAGTGGGGATGAATTATCTTATTTATAGGCACATGGTTAAACGTTTCCAATTTAAATTGCTAGCAAGAGGCTCTGGGAAAATGAAATTCTTAATATATTTGTCTTTATGGttaatttgttctttaaatttcCTGGGGTGTAAGGGTGCTCTCCTTTCTGCTGGCTGGTGGGTGGGGGAGCCAGCGGGTGGTTGCTTTGTCTGGCAAGTGGGACAGAGTAAAAGAGGGGTTAAGTGTGACTGTAAAGAGCCAGTGTTTGAGACAAGACTAGTTAAAAAGACAGTGCATTGTGCCTGCAAATGGGCTGCCCCAGGGAATAAAACCACTTCACTGTGTGCTGTTGTCTTCTCACATATTTGGCTTCttgatttccatttctgtatatatttattcCTGCCTTGAGAAAAGCAATGTAATTCAAATCTGGCTTAATCCTCCCCACTGCCTTTCTGTGTAGTATAGGTAAAAATCAGCGATGCTGCGCACGTGGTGGTGTTGCCTGCCCAGAGAGGAAAATAAGTATGCTCCAGTTTTTATTCAATAGAGGAAAACTCAGCAAATATAGAGCCCAAGAGAGGGTCAGCCTAACAGGTATTAGCAGGATGGAGACCCACCTAAAAGTACTGGCCAGCCCTGAATTGCGGGCTGGACCCCGGGCATACAGGTGTGCTGCTTCTGGTGGAtcacttcatattttttttttggtctcatTTTTATTAGGAGCAGGCATCAGAGAGCAGCCGTGGGGTCCAAGGAGCCACATTTTCTGGCTCAAAGCCACCCGTTGCGCACCTGAGCTGCCCcaggggtggggatgggggaaCATCAGCAAGCTGGCAGGGTACATTCAGCATGCTTTTATGAGGTGATTTTGAAGTAGACTGGTCAAAAGAGAAAAGTCATAAGATCAATTTGGGCTGGAGAGTTGGGACCCAGACAGCTCATAAATGAACCAAATAGATGTAATTATCTGGATATCAAAAAGCATCGTATTCACTGgctttccccacccccttctAAATAACTGACCTAGAAGAGTGAAGTGTAGCTGGTCAGACTGTGGCTAAGATCCATAATTGACTGTAATgggaaaatttgaaaaaaaccctcaaaaccaTTTGAGAAAGGGGTTAGTGTTTGTTTTGGCATGTGCTGTTTATTGGCaggaggaaacagaagaaattgcCCTTTACAGAAGTGCAGTCAATAGGAGATCATGTCAGGAGGCCGCTGGTCAAGGTGTTTCAGAAGGTTGCATGGTGTTGCGCAGGCATCAGTGTTGCCATTTGGCCACATGAGCATCGAGGAGGTACCAAGCCTGGAGGAGCTCTTGAGAGTTTTGATGTTCTCCTTGAGCTGGGACCCTCCTAACTTTCCATCAGAGCTATACATTGAGAATAAGCTTGTCTGTCTACCTGATGGACAGAACtaattgtttctttaaaagattttgaaCTTTCAAAGTATCCATCCTATGACAAGAATACAGCAGGatttcactttgttttcccGCTGGTCTTTGTTGTAGTTAAACTATGTTATTTCAGTGCTTCTAGAGGAGAATAATAGCAGCACTGCCACAGTCTGCATATCCTTATCTGCACTGCATATCCAGTTATCTTGCCATTGCCACAAGAAGAAAGATGAGTTACACAATGCAGAAATAATTATGTGTTAAAAGGAGAATTTAGAAGCTGCAGAGTGGAGAAGACCaacaaggcagagctgctcttgaAACGGTGAATGAGCCAGAGGTCCTGAGGGATGGTTCTGCTGATGGAtactgcagaagagaaaacagaaaggtgAACCAGACTGATGCTGGATAAGTACAGTGCCAGGCGAAGCGAGGGGTAAAGGTTGTCTGGAGCCCCTTCACAGGGAGCTCTGGAAGCACGGTCAAGTGCTAAAGCCCTCACTTAGGTGAAATACTACAAGCAGAAAATGAATTCAGACTCTGACAGTTTGATCAATGAGATGAATGTAAGATGGGGCTGGCTCAGCGCAGGCTTTGTGCTGCTTGGTCCTACCCCTGAGAATCTTGCAGAGCTCAAGGATGCACTGGAGTAGCAGGGACTGACTTCCAAGCTGCTGTGGGACCATCTCTGGCTAGGAACCAAATTAGATACTTGAAGGAAAATCCTAAACGAGTAATCTGCTCTCCAAgaaccacccccacccacccccctttttccctcccagcaGGAATTAAAAACCAGACCTTCTCACTCTGAGCAACGCTGTCCTTCTCATGCAAGTCAGGAAGTCTACAGCGATGGCCAACTGCCTCAGCCCCCTTTGCCCTtgcctgcctcctccctgtGTCTTTCCAAAGGGCATGGAGCAGAGAAGTTTCACCCAGGACCTTTCTTGGTTCCCAGCCTTAACCTCCTCTTGTGCTCCAGGAGGGTCTGACCTGTGTCCACATgatgggcaggagctggagggcaGTACAGACCAGGAAGGATGTGAGGTTTGCAATGTAGGCGGTGGTAGATCTCCACCTGAAGATCTTCCCTGATACGAAAGCAATTTGTCAGTGGTTTAGTGCAATGTGGTGAAGGTTCTTTATAACAGTATGGATGTGCTCTGAAATAGTGGCTTTCATTTGAACCAGAATTCAATATAAATTTTGAATCTTTGGTtacagatttgaaaaaaaataaatgacaaaccAGTCATTTCTGTGCACTGTTTATATCCCTTGCTCTTTTTGGAGTTAGATTACGTTGGATATATCCAGCTTACAGGCGTCAGTGAAGAGCCCCTGTGCCATCTATCTCAAGCCCAGTAGAAAATATCCTAAATGTCTCTCTTTCCTCGTTTGTAGTCAAAACCATCTGTAATGCAGGGGATGTTTCATAAGAACCAGCTACCTGGGATGTGTCTATGAAGCACAAATTGTTGCCCCTGGAAAAGGAACTATTGATTTAAGCAGCTTGAAAGTGCTTAGTAGACACAGTTGGGCTGCAGAATATGGAAAAGAAGATGGGGGTGGGCTGTGAAGAAGTGTAAGGCTTTAAGAAGAGATTTAAGTTCAGATGATtgagcttttttaaaacttaaaaatctctcttccttttttcaaggGTGAAGCAACTCATCTGCCCTAGCTTGTCAGAAGATGTTTAAGTGACAGCTTGATTAGACCACACCATGGAGAAGACAGATGGTATGGAGGCTATGGGATGGATGTTTGCTCAtttgtttcttgaaaaaaacaccctaacCGAGCCTTGAAGTAATGTCCTTAccagaaatactgtaaataacTTGTTTTCTATAGATAGGCAGTAGGGCCAGGAGATGAAAAATGCATCATTCATGTATTATGCAGACTTGATAAACCGCAGCCAGAGCACAGTCACAGCTCTCGGTTCAGCACATACTGTCCTCCTGTCCTCTGTGGTGCATAGCCAGGACAGatctcctctgctcccactgtcCGGGCTGTGCTCTTGTGCTGTATTACCCCATGTGATGTTTTCCCTCCATCATTCCTCTGACTTTCATGTGCTGCTTCCCCTCAGAAAAGCATCTGCATCTCAGTGATGCTCTGTGATGAGCAGCACCGAAAGCCATGCCAAGTTCTCCTGGTCCCCACGCAGCTGCTACACCAGGATGGAGACAAAGGGAGCAGCCATGAAACCTGGTTTCTCCTGGTCGAGCTGCTCCTCCTTGTCCTCACGGAGCGCAGCTTGTTTGGTAAGAGGTGCGAAGCAGCCCAAACCGCTGTGGTTTGAGGGACTTGTGCATAAACTAAAATGAGCAATGATGCTGCGGTTTGACTACTTAGACCCTTAAAGCCTAAGTTGGGGGCTGTGAAATTTTGCAGGCTGGATCCGACTGTATTAAGTTGTATTAAACCAGGAGCCTCGGGCTGCACTGCTGGAGCCGCACGGTTTGCCTGTGACGGCTGGGTGGGCAGACACACAGTCGTGCATTTCATGGTGATTTACCTCAATTAAAAGCTGCGCTCGGTGCCGTGCAGCCGGTCACCTTGGGAGGCACGTGTTTCGCATGGATGCGGCTGTGTAAAGCAGCCCCGGCTGGCACTGTCTGGGTCCAGCCTCTGCCTGGTGCTGTATTTGTCATTTTCAAGGAATAATTTGTGACACGGTGTTTGCAGATGAAACAATGCAATGATTTTCCTGCTTGATGTGCCACTGAAaagttaaaaccaaaccaaaagccttgaaaaatgtaattgtcACAGATTGGTTCCACCTTCTGTTTTTGAGCTGGATTTATTATACATCGGGCAGCTCTTTATACTTACACAGGCACGTAGCTCTGCCTGCAAAACCTGCTGTTTGCTTAATTGCCAATTAGAGCCATGATTTCAGCAAATTTTCAGCTTCCTCAGTGCAACAATTACCTGATTCACCTCTGGAAAACCGTATCAGACCTTTATGCGTGTTGCTGTGTCTCTGCAGCTTCACCACGAGCCTCCACAATGCTGAACGGCAGCCCCCTACCTGCCTGAAACGGAGACGAATAAAGCAGTAACATTTCCCCCCTGCTCTAAATAtgctttttgttaattttttggTGTCTTCAAAATTCATGCatcttgttgttgttgtttcagcAGACAGACAGCCACCCAAACCTgatggggagagggagcagccccgcagcctccCTTACTCCGTGGAGACACCATACGGCTTTCACTTGGACCTGGACTTTCTGAAGTACGTGGATGACATCGAGAAAGGGAACACCATCCGAAGGGTTCACATCCACCGGAAAGCCAAGCAGCCAAAATTCAGCACCCTGCCCCGAAACTTCAGCCTGCCTGAGAACAGCTCCCGTGGATGCACATCTGCTCCCAGCAAGAGCTGGACGGCAacctgctccttcccccagcgAAAGGCATCACTGGGGGCGGAGGAGACCCCCCATCCTCTCCTGCCCAACGAGGCACCCTTGCCAGCAACTGATGAGCTGGCTTACCGGAGAAAAGCCCTTCTGACGGAGACGTGgcggcaggcagagctggggtggcagGAAGGTGAGCTCCGGGGGCGGCCGCAGCTGCTTCGAGCCTCCAGCATGCCTGCTGCACTGCCGCCTGGCCAGCCCCTGCCGCGGGACGGGAGGGTGCCCTCACCCCTCTGGccacctccccagcactgccatgaCCGGAGTGGCTCCGAAAGCACGTTTCACCCTGTGTTGCATTCGTCCGGCTCCGACAACATAGTGTTAAATCTCCCCCGGGAGATGAGTTTGGAGGAAGATGTCTCCTTGGGGCATCCCGGTGGAGGCAGCCCAGGACCGATGCAGATGCAGTCGCTGTGGCAGAACCAGCATCCTGCGGCGCCGCAGCTGCAGGTGGTGATGGAGAGCGGAGGTGAGGAGGGCGATGCCACCGACACCAGTGGTCGCTCCGCCTTGACTGGGAGTGAACCAGCATCActggctgccagccagctcATGGAGGAGAACACGAACCCTGGGGAAAGGGAGTTAAGTGTGAGTGAAATGACTCCGAAGGTGCTGAAGCaagttgaggaggggagtgtcTGGGCTGAGGAGAACAAGGAGAGCTGTGGTCCTCAGCCTTGTGATGCTGGAGAGCCCGGTGGGGTTGCTGAGCTAAAGCAGCAGATTGCTGCtctggaggagcagctgggcaagaagaaagaagagctCGAGCAGATcagggcagtgctggagcagcaggatCATGAGAtcaaggagaaggagaaaagcatTAAGTTACTGGCCAGCTCTAAAGCTCAGCTGGAAGAGAAACTGTGCCGGGAAAACACCAAAGAGGCCACGGCGCCGTCCAGGTGGAGCAGTGGGGCTTTGCAGTGCTATGATGCTGCGGTGAACACCGACCTCTCGCAGGTAACCGGGGCCAAACAAGCCCACGATAAAGGCATCAACGTAAATATCCCAGTCTCCACCAAATCCGTAGGATGCAGTGTCCAGAGAGCAGACAATGCAAACGTGCAGGCAATGAAGCTGGGTGCTCGGAGAGATCCAGGACTGGCAGATGCTCACACCAGCGTCAGTGGAGAGGGACCTGGAAGTTTTGGTGAAGCTGGCGTCAAGGCTGGACTTCATGCACCATGCTTCACCCAGCTGAAGATTGATGAGCACCTCGGTGATGACAATCAAAATCACAGGAATAACTATGGTACCCAGAGTCTGGCTGCTCATGCTGTGAGTGCAGAAAGCTATCAAGGAACAAGAAGTGGCTCAAGGGCAGGTGAAAACGAGGCAGGCTTTGGAGAAGATAAACCTCAAGATGGGCTGGAAGAGGACAGTCCCCCTGACCATGAGGATGTCCCTGCTGTTGACCCCATCAGCCAATAcgtaaaaaaaatccaggagcTTTTGCAGGAGCAGTGGCTGTGTTTGGAGCATGGCTACCCTGAGTTAGCAAGCGCTATTAAACAACCGGCCTCCAAGCTCAGCTCCATTCAGAACCAATTAGTTAATTCCTTAAACTCGTTGCTGTCCGCCTACTCTACGCAAGGGCCCGCCGATAAGGAGAATTCGAACACGCACTATCAACAGTTGGGTAAAtaacactggcacaggtttcaACCTGTCTGGGCCAAAGCTCTTCCCATTATTCAAGTGTTGAGCGGGGATGATGCAGTGGTGTAATTAGTATCAGTCAGATCAGAAATAGCCCCTCCTAAACATGTATGAGAAAGGCAAATCATAAGCTATGTggtcttaaatgaaaaaaagcaaatgatgcAGGAGCTGATAAAGCTGTGGCTCAGTTATACTCGGGATCAGCTTCAAAAATTGGCCATACTTTGGGCTATCCCATCAAATAACTACTTTTCTCAATTGGGAATATGGGACTTATGCTCATCTGGGGTAGACCTGCATATGGGGTTCACCAGAACCAAAACCAGTCCACGCTAACTGAGTAACTAGGCTTGGGAAGAGGCCTGTCCCCACTCACAACCATTtgtctaaaataattttggcttATATGAAAATGAGAACCCAAAGGCTGTcgaggcggggggtgggggggaggggcttGCAAATAGATAAGTGACCTGTTACTTAAAAGCAATACATAATGAGACTATCCAAAGTCTGATGGAAAGACTCATCTGTGTAGTATTATAGGAGATTTATAGAAGAGATTTCCAGTACATTagtattggggaaaaaaataaataaataaacattattATAAAAGTAAAACCTACTTATATTCGTAGGACACATATATAATTTCCAGTCACTTTCTTTATATTCCCAGTGACTTGGAGATGTTTGAGACCTGTATTTTAgaggtgccagggcaggttcATGTTGTGGCCAGGTGCAGCCATAATTTTGCAAGACATAAAAAGAATCTCTGAAGATGAAGAAAGATACTTACAGTTGTGATTTGTAGTTTGTTGCTAGAAGTTGGTAATAGTTACTGATAGTTATGGCACATCTGCTTAATTAAtctattattttgtattttgctagAAATCTCTCCAGCCACAAGTCTTAAGTCTatcatgaaaaagaaaggttatGGTTTCCATGCAGGAGGCAATGGGACCAAAAAGAATCTTCAGTTTGTTGGGGTAAATGGTGGGTAAGCATCTGTTCAGAAGacaaaactgccttttttaTCATGTAATGTTCTCTATATTGCTGAAGAagtcattcttttttcccctccaaaccTCTTGATTAAAAGGCCCTTTGAAACAGagcttttctcccttctttaaTCCAGCACTGATAACCTGTAGGTAACCCCGTAGTAAAGATGATGGtattttcagagcagcaggggCCGCCCTGGGGACAGACACCCTCTGCACACCCATCTTTTGGGGCTTCCTCCAAAACCCAGCGGGGTCTTTGGGGAGATTCCCACTAACTTTGGTGGGTTTTGGAGGCGGTCAGCACTGCCTGGGTGGGCATGCTGCCACTAACCTGCCTCCACGCTCCAGCGACGACCAACAAAAGTTGGTTCAGGGACTGAGAAAAGACTATTCTAGTAAATAAGGAATTACCTTGGGGC
Above is a window of Falco biarmicus isolate bFalBia1 chromosome 11, bFalBia1.pri, whole genome shotgun sequence DNA encoding:
- the KANK4 gene encoding KN motif and ankyrin repeat domain-containing protein 4 isoform X4; the encoded protein is MKSICISVMLCDEQHRKPCQVLLVPTQLLHQDGDKGSSHETWFLLVELLLLVLTERSLFDRQPPKPDGEREQPRSLPYSVETPYGFHLDLDFLKYVDDIEKGNTIRRVHIHRKAKQPKFSTLPRNFSLPENSSRGCTSAPSKSWTATCSFPQRKASLGAEETPHPLLPNEAPLPATDELAYRRKALLTETWRQAELGWQEGELRGRPQLLRASSMPAALPPGQPLPRDGRVPSPLWPPPQHCHDRSGSESTFHPVLHSSGSDNIVLNLPREMSLEEDVSLGHPGGGSPGPMQMQSLWQNQHPAAPQLQVVMESGGEEGDATDTSGRSALTGSEPASLAASQLMEENTNPGERELSVSEMTPKVLKQVEEGSVWAEENKESCGPQPCDAGEPGGVAELKQQIAALEEQLGKKKEELEQIRAVLEQQDHEIKEKEKSIKLLASSKAQLEEKLCRENTKEATAPSRWSSGALQCYDAAVNTDLSQVTGAKQAHDKGINVNIPVSTKSVGCSVQRADNANVQAMKLGARRDPGLADAHTSVSGEGPGSFGEAGVKAGLHAPCFTQLKIDEHLGDDNQNHRNNYGTQSLAAHAVSAESYQGTRSGSRAGENEAGFGEDKPQDGLEEDSPPDHEDVPAVDPISQYVKKIQELLQEQWLCLEHGYPELASAIKQPASKLSSIQNQLVNSLNSLLSAYSTQGPADKENSNTHYQQLEISPATSLKSIMKKKGYGFHAGGNGTKKNLQFVGVNATKRLQVKTQVVKRAHRMATGRVRRRKKLMIWSPHRQKLEVKARGLCRGPPRRRGVRVMTCRSHQQKCLALSRRLTDANPLKISLPTASCSASTSQKSGPQATSICGTF
- the KANK4 gene encoding KN motif and ankyrin repeat domain-containing protein 4 isoform X3 — encoded protein: MEKTDDRQPPKPDGEREQPRSLPYSVETPYGFHLDLDFLKYVDDIEKGNTIRRVHIHRKAKQPKFSTLPRNFSLPENSSRGCTSAPSKSWTATCSFPQRKASLGAEETPHPLLPNEAPLPATDELAYRRKALLTETWRQAELGWQEGELRGRPQLLRASSMPAALPPGQPLPRDGRVPSPLWPPPQHCHDRSGSESTFHPVLHSSGSDNIVLNLPREMSLEEDVSLGHPGGGSPGPMQMQSLWQNQHPAAPQLQVVMESGGEEGDATDTSGRSALTGSEPASLAASQLMEENTNPGERELSVSEMTPKVLKQVEEGSVWAEENKESCGPQPCDAGEPGGVAELKQQIAALEEQLGKKKEELEQIRAVLEQQDHEIKEKEKSIKLLASSKAQLEEKLCRENTKEATAPSRWSSGALQCYDAAVNTDLSQVTGAKQAHDKGINVNIPVSTKSVGCSVQRADNANVQAMKLGARRDPGLADAHTSVSGEGPGSFGEAGVKAGLHAPCFTQLKIDEHLGDDNQNHRNNYGTQSLAAHAVSAESYQGTRSGSRAGENEAGFGEDKPQDGLEEDSPPDHEDVPAVDPISQYVKKIQELLQEQWLCLEHGYPELASAIKQPASKLSSIQNQLVNSLNSLLSAYSTQGPADKENSNTHYQQLEISPATSLKSIMKKKGYGFHAGGNGTKKNLQFVGVNGGYETTSSEDTSCEESPSDGDGESETEKKADDLEPTQAKAGGESKGALSGTSSQERREGDDLQEPPAEVPCTQQKADRCKPSEDFLADCQLLSKHLSEIRTTSDKHLRHILSTVCQEWFRVSSRKSSSPEVVAAYLKALGAIQPQLLVMVVNLADRNGNTALHYSVSHSNFPIAKLLLDTGVCRLDLQNRAGYTAVMLTPLAAAETGEDMEVVMKLLKEGDVNLRAAQGGQTALMLGVSHERDDMVRALLACQADVNLQDEEGTTALMVACRQGNADIVRLLLAQPGCQVTLTDKGGNSALSLAQRAAREDIAALLRAHAEQSPSLSA
- the KANK4 gene encoding KN motif and ankyrin repeat domain-containing protein 4 isoform X2, which codes for MEKTDADRQPPKPDGEREQPRSLPYSVETPYGFHLDLDFLKYVDDIEKGNTIRRVHIHRKAKQPKFSTLPRNFSLPENSSRGCTSAPSKSWTATCSFPQRKASLGAEETPHPLLPNEAPLPATDELAYRRKALLTETWRQAELGWQEGELRGRPQLLRASSMPAALPPGQPLPRDGRVPSPLWPPPQHCHDRSGSESTFHPVLHSSGSDNIVLNLPREMSLEEDVSLGHPGGGSPGPMQMQSLWQNQHPAAPQLQVVMESGGEEGDATDTSGRSALTGSEPASLAASQLMEENTNPGERELSVSEMTPKVLKQVEEGSVWAEENKESCGPQPCDAGEPGGVAELKQQIAALEEQLGKKKEELEQIRAVLEQQDHEIKEKEKSIKLLASSKAQLEEKLCRENTKEATAPSRWSSGALQCYDAAVNTDLSQVTGAKQAHDKGINVNIPVSTKSVGCSVQRADNANVQAMKLGARRDPGLADAHTSVSGEGPGSFGEAGVKAGLHAPCFTQLKIDEHLGDDNQNHRNNYGTQSLAAHAVSAESYQGTRSGSRAGENEAGFGEDKPQDGLEEDSPPDHEDVPAVDPISQYVKKIQELLQEQWLCLEHGYPELASAIKQPASKLSSIQNQLVNSLNSLLSAYSTQGPADKENSNTHYQQLEISPATSLKSIMKKKGYGFHAGGNGTKKNLQFVGVNGGYETTSSEDTSCEESPSDGDGESETEKKADDLEPTQAKAGGESKGALSGTSSQERREGDDLQEPPAEVPCTQQKADRCKPSEDFLADCQLLSKHLSEIRTTSDKHLRHILSTVCQEWFRVSSRKSSSPEVVAAYLKALGAIQPQLLVMVVNLADRNGNTALHYSVSHSNFPIAKLLLDTGVCRLDLQNRAGYTAVMLTPLAAAETGEDMEVVMKLLKEGDVNLRAAQGGQTALMLGVSHERDDMVRALLACQADVNLQDEEGTTALMVACRQGNADIVRLLLAQPGCQVTLTDKGGNSALSLAQRAAREDIAALLRAHAEQSPSLSA